One Roseiconus lacunae genomic region harbors:
- a CDS encoding sigma-54-dependent transcriptional regulator: MHMQHQVLIVDDEPAICWALEKTLTGEGHSATIASSAEEGLQLAQDHDFSMAFLDVRLPGMDGIEALPRFIELTDAPIVIITAFGDLETAVAAVKNGASDYLTKPFRLEDVLQVCRRTLQTVEHANATEAGPEKPVSTSGSTSMVGTSAAMQQVFRQIALVADSDLSVLITGETGTGKELVAAAIARHSCRSQKPYIVTAPVALNPELIESELFGHVKGAFTGAIADREGLFEQADGGTILLDEIGDLPMRIQVKLLRVLESGEFSRVGEVRSRVANVRVIAATNRDLVKAIAKGEFREDLYHRLSGMQIHLPPLRERSEDILPLCEHFLSRLTTPVSVDLSDEMVRELRSRHWYGNIRELKNAVEHAAVVARGRPLVVEDLPANAGYRPATGDAEDEVVAATPNLVVEAWVQHELKQDDSADANLHAKFLDDFEPALMRRVLEHTGGNRAKAAEILGIHRSTLRERCKEYGLD; this comes from the coding sequence ATTCACATGCAACATCAAGTCCTGATCGTTGACGACGAACCGGCGATCTGCTGGGCACTGGAAAAAACCCTAACCGGTGAAGGTCACTCGGCGACGATCGCTTCGAGCGCCGAAGAAGGTTTGCAGCTCGCCCAAGACCATGATTTTTCGATGGCGTTTCTCGACGTCCGCTTACCGGGCATGGACGGGATCGAAGCACTGCCACGGTTCATCGAGCTGACCGACGCACCGATCGTAATCATCACCGCGTTCGGTGATTTAGAAACCGCCGTCGCCGCGGTGAAAAACGGCGCCAGTGACTATCTGACCAAGCCGTTTCGCCTAGAAGACGTACTGCAGGTCTGTCGCCGAACCTTACAAACGGTCGAACATGCGAATGCCACTGAAGCAGGGCCCGAAAAGCCGGTCAGCACGTCAGGCAGTACGTCAATGGTTGGAACGTCGGCGGCAATGCAACAAGTCTTTCGCCAAATCGCTCTCGTTGCCGACAGCGATCTTTCGGTGCTAATCACCGGCGAAACAGGAACGGGCAAGGAACTAGTCGCCGCCGCTATCGCACGGCATTCCTGCCGATCACAAAAACCCTACATCGTCACAGCACCGGTCGCACTGAATCCGGAGCTAATCGAAAGTGAATTGTTTGGTCATGTCAAAGGCGCTTTCACCGGTGCGATCGCCGATCGCGAAGGCCTGTTCGAACAAGCTGACGGCGGAACGATTCTGCTCGATGAAATCGGTGACTTGCCGATGCGGATCCAAGTCAAACTGCTTCGTGTTTTGGAGTCAGGCGAATTCAGCCGCGTCGGTGAAGTCCGATCACGAGTTGCCAACGTTCGCGTGATCGCGGCGACGAACCGTGACTTGGTGAAGGCGATCGCAAAAGGCGAATTTCGAGAAGACCTCTATCATCGGCTTAGCGGGATGCAGATTCACCTCCCCCCGCTACGTGAACGCAGTGAAGACATTTTACCGCTTTGTGAGCACTTCCTGTCACGGCTGACCACACCTGTTTCGGTCGACCTCAGTGATGAGATGGTCCGCGAGCTCCGTAGTCGACATTGGTATGGCAATATCCGCGAACTGAAAAATGCGGTCGAGCATGCCGCGGTGGTCGCCCGCGGACGACCGCTTGTCGTGGAAGACCTACCAGCGAACGCAGGATATCGCCCTGCTACGGGTGATGCCGAAGACGAAGTGGTCGCGGCGACGCCAAACCTGGTGGTCGAAGCATGGGTCCAACACGAGTTAAAACAAGATGACTCAGCCGACGCCAACCTACACGCGAAATTCCTCGATGACTTTGAGCCCGCGCTGATGCGTCGCGTACTCGAACACACCGGCGGCAACCGCGCCAAAGCGGCTGAGATCCTGGGAATTCATCGCAGCACACTTCGTGAACGCTGCAAGGAATATGGCTTGGACTGA